One bacterium genomic window, TTTGGACCTAAATATGATATTTCCTCTTTAAGCATCTCCTGTGCCCTTTTTGGCATATTGCGAAATATAAGATTTTTTATTGTATCAGATGCTCCCTTAAGGGCTAATGCCAGATCCTTTGAATCAACCTCCCTTAAAACCCTTTGCACTGTTCTATCATCAAGCTTTGTAAGGTCATCAAAGGTAAACATTCTCTTCCTTACCTCTTCTGCCAATTCTGGATTTTCTTCTGAAATAGCGTCAATTATTGCTTTTTCTGTCTCCCTGTCGGATTCTTGAAGAATCTTTACCATAGAATCTACGCCATCTGTTTGAACAATATTTGCCTCTGCAGCACCTATCTCCTTTTCATATCTCTCTTTTAGGGTATCCTCTATTGATGAAACAAAATCTCCTGAAATGCTTTTCATTGATGCTATCCTTCTTGATACATCCTTTCTTATATCCTCAGCAAGGTTAAGGAGAACATCGGATGCCTTTGCGGCAGGAAGATTAGAAATAACAAAGGCTATTGTTTGAGGATGCTCATTTGAAAGAAAGCTTGCCAATCTAGATGGATCTGCCTTCTTCATAAAATCAAATGGTTTAATCTTTAATATATTCACAGCTTTATCAATTGTCCTATTTGCACCCTCCTCTCCCATAGCCCTCTTTAAAACCTCTCTTGCATAATCAATCCCTCCCTTCAAGATAAATTCTTGGGCAAGGAGCAATTCCCTAAATTCAGCAATAATCTCCTTCTTTTGCACAGGTTCAATTTTTGGAAGCTTTGCTATTTCAAGGGTAAGTTGGTCTATTTCTTTCTCGTCTAAATGTTTAAATACAGGCCCTGCAATATCAGAACCCAATGCCATAAGAAGCATTGCTGCCTTTTGTGGCCCTGTTGCTTTAATAGCCATAATAAGAAAATG contains:
- the fliG gene encoding flagellar motor switch protein FliG; this encodes MAIKATGPQKAAMLLMALGSDIAGPVFKHLDEKEIDQLTLEIAKLPKIEPVQKKEIIAEFRELLLAQEFILKGGIDYAREVLKRAMGEEGANRTIDKAVNILKIKPFDFMKKADPSRLASFLSNEHPQTIAFVISNLPAAKASDVLLNLAEDIRKDVSRRIASMKSISGDFVSSIEDTLKERYEKEIGAAEANIVQTDGVDSMVKILQESDRETEKAIIDAISEENPELAEEVRKRMFTFDDLTKLDDRTVQRVLREVDSKDLALALKGASDTIKNLIFRNMPKRAQEMLKEEISYLGPKKLSEVEEVQQKIIGTIRQLEESGEIMISRGGKGKEAIIE